Proteins encoded in a region of the Methylobacterium radiotolerans JCM 2831 genome:
- a CDS encoding lipase, whose protein sequence is MAHRPPDDSADARRRKFLQSFQNFDANSRFPAPYAHFAGKPLTEASGQGWRYDALGYRNDAHADARPPSETLRVFVVGDSTLIDGQVFADTVPGRLETGLKQAHGPGARVYNFGAVSACLNQMIALITTRLMDLHPDVILIVGGATDIFQPWSFDPRAGIPYNHFANESLYDYFFDPRKSADDAEALSYDGLQAMIFNRLENLRALTNWQSDIWEWEVVRQFELALKRLARLAPGIGAPVRFLLQPTVVRKETHAAAEAGVASGAFLAYLDRQYERFESVLGRLDAADRVFAARDLSRLFEAETRPLFTDIVHVTSEGRQMMADRLQAEVIETIGMATPA, encoded by the coding sequence ATGGCCCACCGGCCGCCCGACGACAGCGCGGACGCGCGACGGCGGAAGTTCCTGCAGAGCTTCCAGAACTTCGACGCCAACAGCCGGTTTCCCGCACCCTACGCGCATTTCGCCGGCAAGCCGCTGACGGAGGCGTCCGGTCAGGGATGGCGCTACGACGCCCTCGGGTACCGCAACGACGCGCACGCGGACGCGCGGCCGCCCTCCGAGACGCTGCGGGTCTTCGTGGTCGGCGACAGCACCCTGATCGACGGCCAGGTCTTCGCCGACACCGTGCCCGGGCGGCTGGAGACCGGGCTGAAGCAGGCGCACGGGCCGGGCGCGCGGGTGTACAATTTCGGCGCGGTCTCGGCCTGCCTGAACCAGATGATCGCCCTGATCACGACGCGGCTGATGGACCTGCACCCCGACGTCATCCTGATCGTCGGCGGCGCGACCGACATCTTCCAGCCCTGGAGCTTCGATCCGCGGGCAGGCATCCCATACAATCACTTCGCGAACGAGAGCCTGTACGATTACTTCTTCGATCCGAGGAAGTCCGCCGACGACGCGGAGGCCCTGTCGTATGACGGCCTGCAGGCGATGATCTTCAACCGCCTCGAGAACCTGCGCGCGCTGACGAACTGGCAGTCCGACATCTGGGAATGGGAGGTGGTGCGGCAGTTCGAGCTGGCGCTGAAGCGCCTCGCGCGGCTCGCGCCGGGGATCGGCGCACCCGTGCGGTTTCTCCTGCAGCCGACGGTCGTCCGCAAGGAGACGCACGCGGCCGCGGAGGCCGGCGTCGCGTCCGGCGCGTTCCTCGCCTATCTCGACCGCCAGTACGAGCGCTTCGAGAGCGTCCTCGGGCGACTGGACGCCGCCGATCGGGTCTTCGCGGCGCGGGATCTGAGCCGGCTGTTCGAGGCCGAGACCCGTCCCCTGTTCACCGACATCGTCCACGTGACCTCGGAGGGGCGCCAGATGATGGCGGACCGCCTCCAGGCGGAGGTGATCGAGACAATCGGCATGGCGACGCCTGCCTGA
- a CDS encoding GDSL-type esterase/lipase family protein, producing the protein MAGPIVFVGDSITELWGFHRAGTFEAYDLIPRGGSGQTARWITMRFARDLAETEAWGVHLLCGVNDIGRNEGVFVPVEEICRTLAGMLDEARALGVKAWIGSLTPVDGIPWNPEVRDAPAMIAAVNAWLRDHAHEHGATFIDYHAVLATETGGLRPDYGTDGLHLSPAGYAAIEPLMLRALGRIPDAGPVLPAREPPAETTGSLRARLTGLAVAAAALLAAITALVLELR; encoded by the coding sequence ATGGCCGGACCGATCGTCTTCGTCGGGGACTCGATCACGGAGCTCTGGGGCTTCCATCGAGCCGGCACCTTCGAGGCTTACGACCTCATCCCCCGCGGTGGCTCCGGCCAGACGGCGCGCTGGATCACCATGCGGTTCGCCCGCGACCTCGCGGAGACCGAAGCCTGGGGCGTGCATCTCCTGTGCGGTGTCAACGATATCGGCCGCAACGAGGGCGTCTTCGTCCCGGTCGAGGAGATCTGCCGGACGCTCGCCGGCATGCTCGACGAGGCCCGCGCCCTGGGCGTGAAGGCCTGGATCGGCTCGCTGACGCCGGTGGACGGGATCCCGTGGAACCCGGAGGTGCGGGACGCACCCGCCATGATCGCGGCGGTCAACGCGTGGCTCCGCGACCATGCCCACGAGCATGGCGCGACGTTCATCGACTATCACGCCGTGCTGGCGACGGAGACCGGTGGGCTCCGGCCCGACTACGGGACGGACGGGCTTCACCTGAGCCCGGCGGGCTACGCGGCGATCGAGCCGCTGATGCTCCGAGCCCTGGGGCGGATCCCGGATGCCGGGCCCGTCCTGCCCGCGAGAGAACCGCCCGCCGAGACGACAGGGTCCCTTCGCGCGCGCCTCACCGGCCTCGCGGTGGCAGCGGCGGCGCTGCTGGCCGCCATCACCGCCCTGGTTCTCGAACTCCGCTGA
- the ilvD gene encoding dihydroxy-acid dehydratase, with product MPAYRSRTTTHGRNMAGARGLWRATGMKDSDFGKPIIAVVNSFTQFVPGHVHLKDLGQLVAREIEAAGGVAKEFNTIAVDDGIAMGHDGMLYSLPSRELIADSVEYMVNAHCADAMVCISNCDKITPGMLMATLRLNIPTVFVSGGPMEAGKVQLPGIAKKVDLVDAMIAAADDRISDEDVAVIERSACPTCGSCSGMFTANSMNCLTEALGLALPGNGSVLATHADRKRLFVEAGHLIVDLARRHYEQDDAGVLPRAVASFRAFENAMTLDIAMGGSTNTVLHLLAAAHEGEVPFTMADIDRLSRRVPVLCKVAPAVANVHMEDVHRAGGIMGILGELDRAGLIDTSVGNVSAGTLGAALARWDVRGEPAASVKTFYQAAPGGVPTQVAFSQESRFDALDLDREGGVIRDAAHAYSQDGGLAVLYGNLAEQGCIVKTAGVDASILTFTGTARVFESQDAAVDGILNGKVTAGEVVLIRYEGPRGGPGMQEMLYPTSYLKSKGLGKACALVTDGRFSGGSSGLSIGHVSPEAAEGGLIGLVRDGDRIAIDIPNRRIQLEVDQAELDQRRSAQEAAGWQPAKPRKRKVSAALRAYALLTTSAAHGAVRRV from the coding sequence ATGCCCGCCTATCGCTCACGCACCACGACCCACGGCCGCAATATGGCCGGCGCCCGCGGCCTCTGGCGCGCCACCGGCATGAAGGACTCGGACTTCGGCAAGCCGATCATCGCCGTGGTGAACTCCTTCACGCAGTTCGTGCCGGGCCACGTCCACCTCAAGGATCTCGGCCAGCTCGTCGCGCGGGAGATTGAGGCGGCCGGCGGCGTCGCCAAGGAGTTCAACACCATCGCGGTCGATGACGGCATCGCGATGGGCCACGACGGGATGCTGTACTCGCTGCCGTCCCGCGAATTGATCGCCGATTCCGTCGAGTACATGGTCAACGCGCACTGCGCCGACGCGATGGTGTGCATCTCGAACTGCGACAAGATCACCCCCGGCATGCTGATGGCGACTTTGCGCCTCAACATCCCGACCGTGTTCGTCTCCGGCGGCCCGATGGAGGCCGGCAAGGTCCAGCTGCCGGGCATCGCCAAGAAGGTCGACCTCGTCGACGCGATGATCGCCGCCGCCGACGACCGGATCTCCGACGAGGATGTCGCCGTCATCGAGCGCTCGGCTTGCCCGACCTGCGGCTCCTGCTCGGGCATGTTCACGGCGAACTCGATGAACTGCCTCACCGAGGCCCTCGGGCTGGCGCTGCCGGGCAACGGCTCGGTGCTCGCCACCCACGCCGACCGCAAGCGCCTCTTCGTCGAGGCCGGCCACCTGATCGTCGATCTGGCCCGCCGCCACTACGAGCAGGACGACGCCGGCGTGCTGCCGCGCGCGGTCGCGAGCTTCCGGGCGTTCGAGAACGCCATGACCCTCGACATCGCCATGGGCGGGTCGACCAACACGGTGCTGCACCTGCTGGCCGCCGCCCACGAGGGCGAGGTGCCCTTCACCATGGCGGACATCGACCGGCTGTCGCGGCGTGTGCCGGTGCTGTGCAAGGTCGCCCCGGCAGTGGCCAACGTCCACATGGAGGACGTGCATCGCGCCGGCGGGATCATGGGCATCCTGGGCGAGCTCGACCGGGCCGGCCTGATCGACACCAGCGTCGGCAACGTCTCTGCCGGGACGCTCGGCGCCGCGCTCGCCCGCTGGGACGTGCGCGGCGAACCGGCCGCCTCGGTGAAGACCTTCTACCAAGCGGCGCCGGGCGGCGTGCCGACCCAGGTGGCGTTCAGTCAGGAATCCCGGTTCGACGCGCTCGATCTCGACCGCGAGGGCGGCGTCATCCGCGACGCGGCACACGCCTATTCGCAGGATGGCGGCCTCGCCGTGCTCTACGGCAACCTCGCCGAGCAGGGCTGTATCGTGAAGACCGCGGGCGTCGACGCCTCGATTCTGACCTTCACGGGCACCGCCCGCGTGTTCGAGAGCCAGGACGCGGCCGTCGACGGCATCCTCAACGGCAAGGTGACGGCGGGCGAGGTCGTGCTGATCCGCTACGAGGGTCCCCGCGGCGGTCCCGGCATGCAGGAGATGCTCTACCCGACGAGCTACCTGAAATCGAAGGGGCTCGGGAAGGCCTGCGCCCTCGTCACCGACGGGCGGTTCTCCGGCGGGTCGTCGGGCCTCTCCATCGGGCACGTCTCGCCGGAGGCCGCCGAGGGCGGCCTGATCGGCCTCGTGCGCGACGGCGACCGGATCGCCATCGACATCCCGAACCGGCGAATCCAGCTCGAGGTCGACCAGGCAGAACTGGATCAGCGGCGCAGCGCCCAGGAGGCTGCGGGCTGGCAGCCGGCGAAGCCGCGCAAGCGCAAGGTCAGCGCGGCGCTGCGCGCCTACGCTCTGCTCACGACGAGCGCGGCGCACGGCGCGGTTCGCCGGGTCTGA
- the ade gene encoding adenine deaminase — translation MTQVDFLRRAIAQGQGRVDADLVLKGGRFLDLVTGDLVASDIAICGDRIVGTFGQYRGAREIDVSGKVVVPGFIDTHFHVESSLMPPQEYERCVLPHGVTTGICDPHEMANVLGTDAFTWFLRSAETLAMDLRVQLSSCVPATDHLETSGARIEAQDLAPFAAHPKVIGLAEFMNFPGVLAADPGVLDKLAAFQGRHIDGHAPLLRGLGLNGYIAAGIRTEHEATSPEEAREKLSKGMTVLIREGSVCKDLHALAPILTERTAPFLAFCTDDRNPLDIAEEGHLDFVVRTAIALGVPPLAAYRAASWSAARAFGLHDRGLVAPGQRADLVVLDDLAACAVSRVLSAGRPVDAALFDARAPVEPIGRRSVRARRVTAADFAAPGSGPSTPVIGVVPGKIITLRHDLTLPYSGGERRIDLGQDVIKVAVVERHGRTAPGGRGIGVAFVKGFGLRRGAIASSVGHDSHNITVVGADDADMAVAVNRLGEIEGGFVVVEGGRVLAEIALPVAGLMSLMPFETIRRSLVTLRDAARSLDVVLPEPFLQVAFLPLPVIPHLKITDRGLVDVDRFALIDP, via the coding sequence ATGACACAGGTGGATTTCCTCCGGCGGGCCATCGCGCAGGGTCAGGGCCGCGTCGACGCCGACCTCGTCCTGAAGGGCGGCCGCTTCCTCGACCTCGTCACGGGCGACCTCGTCGCCTCCGACATCGCGATCTGCGGCGACCGGATCGTCGGGACCTTCGGGCAGTACCGCGGCGCCCGGGAGATCGACGTGTCCGGCAAGGTCGTGGTGCCGGGCTTCATCGACACTCACTTCCACGTCGAATCGTCGCTGATGCCGCCGCAGGAATATGAGCGGTGCGTCCTGCCGCACGGCGTCACCACCGGGATCTGCGACCCGCACGAGATGGCCAACGTGCTCGGCACCGACGCCTTCACGTGGTTCCTGAGATCCGCCGAGACCCTGGCGATGGACCTGCGCGTGCAGCTCTCCTCCTGCGTCCCCGCCACCGACCACCTGGAGACCTCCGGCGCCCGGATCGAGGCGCAGGATCTCGCCCCCTTCGCGGCCCATCCGAAGGTGATCGGCCTCGCCGAGTTCATGAACTTCCCGGGCGTGCTGGCGGCGGATCCCGGCGTGCTGGACAAGCTCGCCGCCTTCCAAGGGCGGCACATCGACGGGCACGCGCCGCTCCTGCGTGGCCTCGGGCTCAACGGCTACATCGCCGCCGGCATCCGCACCGAGCACGAGGCAACCTCGCCCGAGGAGGCCCGCGAGAAGCTCTCGAAGGGCATGACCGTGCTGATCCGGGAGGGCTCGGTCTGCAAGGACCTGCACGCCCTCGCGCCGATCCTGACCGAGCGGACGGCGCCGTTCCTGGCCTTCTGCACCGATGACCGGAATCCCCTCGACATCGCCGAGGAGGGCCATCTCGACTTCGTCGTCCGCACGGCCATCGCCCTCGGCGTGCCGCCGCTGGCCGCCTACCGCGCGGCGTCCTGGTCGGCGGCCCGCGCCTTCGGGCTGCACGACCGGGGCCTCGTCGCGCCCGGCCAGCGCGCCGATCTCGTGGTCCTCGACGATCTCGCCGCCTGCGCGGTGTCGCGGGTGCTCAGCGCGGGGCGCCCGGTCGACGCAGCGCTCTTCGACGCGCGCGCGCCGGTCGAGCCGATCGGTCGCCGGAGCGTGCGGGCGCGGCGCGTGACGGCGGCGGACTTTGCCGCGCCGGGCTCCGGTCCGTCGACGCCGGTGATCGGGGTGGTGCCCGGCAAGATCATCACTCTGCGCCACGACCTCACCTTGCCCTATTCCGGCGGCGAGCGCCGGATCGACCTGGGTCAGGACGTCATCAAGGTCGCCGTCGTCGAGCGCCACGGCCGCACGGCACCGGGCGGGCGCGGCATCGGCGTCGCGTTCGTCAAAGGATTCGGCCTCCGGCGCGGGGCCATCGCCTCGTCGGTCGGGCACGACAGCCACAACATCACGGTGGTCGGGGCGGACGATGCCGACATGGCCGTGGCGGTGAACCGGCTCGGAGAGATCGAGGGCGGCTTCGTGGTGGTCGAGGGCGGCCGCGTGCTGGCCGAGATCGCGCTGCCGGTGGCCGGCCTGATGAGCCTGATGCCGTTCGAAACCATCCGGCGATCCCTCGTAACCCTGCGCGACGCGGCGCGAAGCCTCGATGTCGTCCTCCCCGAGCCCTTCCTGCAGGTCGCGTTCCTGCCCCTGCCCGTCATTCCTCACCTCAAGATCACCGACCGGGGTCTCGTGGATGTCGACCGCTTCGCGCTGATCGACCCTTGA
- a CDS encoding organic hydroperoxide resistance protein — protein MPVDVKYRTSATATGGRDGAARTADGNFEVKLSTPKELGGAGGPGANPEQLFASGYSACFLGAMKAVAPSLQLKVPADTSVTAEVGIGPRSEGGFGITADLTISLPGLDRADAQKLVDAAHQVCPYSNATRGNVNVGLKLA, from the coding sequence ATGCCCGTAGACGTGAAGTACCGCACCTCCGCCACTGCCACCGGCGGCCGCGACGGCGCCGCTCGGACGGCCGACGGCAACTTCGAAGTCAAGCTCTCGACTCCGAAGGAGCTCGGCGGCGCGGGCGGTCCGGGCGCGAACCCGGAGCAGCTCTTCGCGTCCGGCTACTCGGCCTGCTTCCTGGGCGCCATGAAGGCCGTCGCGCCGTCGCTGCAGCTGAAGGTCCCGGCCGACACCAGCGTCACCGCAGAAGTCGGCATCGGCCCGCGCTCCGAGGGCGGCTTCGGCATCACCGCCGACCTGACGATCAGCCTGCCGGGCCTCGACCGCGCCGACGCGCAGAAGCTCGTCGACGCCGCTCACCAGGTCTGCCCGTACTCCAACGCGACCCGCGGCAACGTCAACGTCGGTCTGAAGCTGGCCTGA
- a CDS encoding FAS1-like dehydratase domain-containing protein → MTDLTAWIGRTREASDLVTPRLLAEFRATFAPHLAPVSDGIAPPALHWCLAPETPPADALGPDGHAAKGGFLPPVPLPRRMWAGGEIETASGLRAGDAVTRTETVRDVAFKSGRSGSLCFVTVDHTVATGRGVAIRERQDIVYREAAGAQSGTSAAPERDDPEAYAAIWDVSATPTLLFRYSAMTFNGHRFHYDQPYATRVEGYADLVVHGPMQATLLMNLAATLLGHGPRKFAYRGVSPMTANQIFRVCGRVCGTVFEGVTLDAAGHVCMRARGDA, encoded by the coding sequence ATGACCGATCTCACTGCCTGGATCGGCCGGACGCGAGAGGCGTCCGACCTCGTCACCCCGCGCCTCCTCGCGGAGTTCCGCGCGACCTTCGCGCCTCACCTGGCGCCGGTCTCCGACGGGATCGCGCCACCGGCGCTGCACTGGTGCCTCGCGCCCGAGACGCCACCGGCCGATGCCCTCGGTCCGGACGGCCACGCCGCCAAGGGCGGCTTCCTGCCGCCCGTGCCGCTGCCCCGGCGGATGTGGGCGGGGGGCGAGATCGAGACGGCCTCGGGCCTGCGCGCGGGGGACGCGGTGACGCGCACCGAGACCGTGCGGGACGTCGCCTTCAAGAGCGGTCGGAGCGGGAGCCTGTGCTTCGTCACCGTCGACCACACGGTGGCGACAGGACGGGGCGTCGCGATCCGCGAGCGGCAGGACATCGTCTACCGCGAGGCGGCGGGCGCGCAGAGCGGAACAAGTGCTGCGCCCGAGCGCGACGATCCCGAAGCATACGCGGCGATCTGGGACGTATCGGCGACGCCGACGCTGCTGTTCCGCTACTCGGCGATGACTTTCAACGGCCACCGCTTCCACTACGATCAGCCCTACGCGACGCGGGTGGAGGGCTACGCCGACCTCGTCGTTCACGGCCCGATGCAGGCCACGCTGCTGATGAACCTCGCCGCGACGCTCCTGGGACACGGGCCGCGGAAATTCGCCTATCGCGGGGTGTCGCCGATGACCGCCAACCAGATCTTCCGGGTCTGCGGGCGGGTCTGCGGGACGGTGTTCGAGGGCGTGACGCTCGACGCGGCGGGCCATGTCTGCATGCGGGCCCGGGGCGACGCGTGA
- a CDS encoding acyl-CoA dehydrogenase family protein, whose product MESYTEIREAVAKLCAGFPGPYWRALDREMAYPTAFVNALTESGYLSVLIPEAYGGSGLPLSAAAAILEEVQRAGCNGGACHAQMYTMGTLLRHGSEAQKAEYLPAIAEGRLRLQAFGVTEPTSGTDTGSLKTTARLEGDHYVVNGQKIWTSRAEHSDLMLLLARTTPKAEGMKRTDGLSVLLVDMRAAKGNGLTIRPIRTMMNHATTEVFFDNLRVPAQNLIGEEGRGFRYILSGMNAERILIAAECVGDAKWFIDRARAYAGERSVFGRPIGANQGVQFPIAKAYANMRAAELMVREALTLYEGGANPGAEANMAKMLAADASFEAANACIQTHGGFGFAEEYDVERKFRETRLYQVAPISTNLILAYLSEHVLGLPRSY is encoded by the coding sequence ATGGAATCCTATACCGAGATCCGCGAGGCGGTCGCCAAGCTCTGCGCCGGCTTCCCGGGACCGTACTGGCGGGCCCTCGACCGTGAGATGGCCTACCCGACCGCGTTCGTGAACGCGCTGACCGAGAGCGGCTACCTGTCGGTGCTGATCCCCGAGGCGTACGGCGGCTCCGGCCTGCCGCTCTCGGCCGCCGCCGCGATCCTCGAGGAGGTGCAGCGGGCGGGTTGCAACGGCGGCGCCTGCCACGCTCAGATGTACACGATGGGGACGCTGCTTCGGCACGGCTCGGAGGCGCAGAAGGCCGAGTACCTGCCGGCCATCGCGGAGGGCCGCCTGCGGCTCCAGGCCTTCGGCGTGACCGAGCCGACCTCCGGCACCGACACCGGCAGCCTGAAGACGACGGCGCGCCTGGAGGGCGACCACTACGTCGTCAACGGCCAGAAGATCTGGACCAGCCGCGCCGAGCACTCGGACCTGATGCTGCTCCTCGCCCGCACCACGCCGAAGGCCGAGGGCATGAAGCGCACGGACGGGCTGTCGGTGCTCCTCGTCGACATGCGCGCGGCGAAGGGCAACGGCCTCACGATCCGGCCGATCCGCACCATGATGAACCACGCCACCACCGAGGTCTTCTTCGACAATCTCCGGGTGCCGGCGCAGAACCTCATCGGCGAGGAGGGCAGGGGCTTCCGCTACATCCTGTCCGGCATGAATGCCGAGCGGATCCTGATCGCCGCCGAGTGCGTCGGCGACGCCAAGTGGTTCATCGACAGGGCCCGCGCCTATGCCGGAGAGCGGTCCGTGTTCGGCCGGCCGATCGGCGCCAACCAGGGTGTGCAGTTCCCGATCGCGAAGGCTTACGCGAACATGCGCGCGGCCGAACTCATGGTCCGCGAGGCGCTGACCCTCTACGAGGGCGGCGCCAATCCCGGGGCCGAGGCTAACATGGCCAAGATGCTCGCCGCCGACGCCTCCTTCGAGGCGGCCAACGCCTGCATCCAGACCCATGGCGGCTTCGGATTCGCCGAGGAGTACGACGTGGAGCGCAAGTTCCGCGAGACGCGCCTCTATCAGGTCGCCCCGATCTCCACGAACCTGATCCTCGCCTACCTGTCCGAGCACGTCCTCGGCCTGCCGCGGTCGTACTGA
- a CDS encoding SDR family oxidoreductase produces MRLDGKIALVTGAGSGFGAGIAQRFAAEGAKVACVDIDGAAAERVAAAIGDNAIAIAADVGLAADVAASVAETRQRFGVPNVLVNNAGTTHRNKPLMEVTEEDFDRVFRVNVKSIFHYVREVAPLMRDAGGGAILNVSSTAALRPRPGLTWYNASKGAASLASKSLALELAPWKIRVNALCPVMGATGLLEHFMGVLDTPENRDRFIATIPLGRLSEASDIAAAALFLASDEAAFITGVDLPVDGGRTA; encoded by the coding sequence ATGAGACTGGACGGCAAGATCGCGCTCGTGACGGGGGCTGGCAGCGGCTTCGGGGCCGGGATCGCCCAGCGCTTCGCCGCGGAGGGCGCCAAGGTCGCCTGCGTCGACATCGACGGCGCGGCGGCCGAGCGTGTCGCCGCGGCAATCGGCGACAACGCGATCGCGATCGCCGCCGATGTCGGCTTGGCCGCCGACGTCGCCGCCAGCGTCGCCGAGACGCGGCAGCGCTTCGGCGTGCCGAACGTTCTCGTCAACAACGCCGGCACCACCCATCGCAACAAGCCGCTGATGGAGGTGACCGAGGAGGACTTCGACCGGGTCTTCCGGGTCAACGTGAAGTCGATCTTCCACTACGTCCGGGAAGTCGCCCCGCTGATGCGCGACGCCGGCGGCGGCGCGATCCTGAATGTCAGCTCGACGGCGGCGCTGCGGCCGCGCCCGGGGCTGACGTGGTACAACGCCTCCAAGGGGGCGGCGAGCCTCGCCTCGAAATCCCTCGCCCTGGAGCTGGCGCCCTGGAAGATCCGGGTGAACGCCCTCTGCCCGGTCATGGGCGCCACGGGGCTCCTCGAGCACTTCATGGGCGTCCTCGACACGCCCGAGAATCGCGACCGCTTCATCGCCACGATCCCGCTCGGGCGCCTGTCGGAGGCGAGCGACATCGCGGCGGCGGCCCTGTTCCTCGCCTCCGACGAGGCGGCGTTCATCACCGGCGTCGATCTGCCGGTCGACGGCGGCCGCACGGCCTGA
- a CDS encoding CaiB/BaiF CoA transferase family protein, protein MSQNLPLRGLTVLALEQAVAAPYCTSRLADAGARVIKIERPEGDFARGYDSAVNGLASYFVWLNRGKESLVADIKDPADARLLHAILAQADVFVQNLAPGAAARAGFGTAELRARYPRLITVDISGYGTGNAYSDMKAYDLLVQAESGLAGITGHPAGPGRVGVSVCDVACGMDAHAAVLEALIARGITGQGCALEVSLFSGAADWMNVPLLYFEGTGQAPRRVGLAHPSICPYGAFPTADGSLVLISIQNEREWASFCAGVLGEPDLARAEGFASNNARVANRAAVDLRVGAELVRLSRDAAAARLKAAGTAYGFVNTLADLAAHPALIRAEVRTPSGPARIVAPPVLIDGEVRALGPVPAIDEHGARIREEFGRRD, encoded by the coding sequence ATGAGCCAGAACCTGCCGCTGCGAGGGCTCACCGTGCTCGCCCTGGAGCAGGCGGTCGCCGCGCCCTACTGCACCTCGCGGCTCGCCGATGCCGGGGCCCGGGTCATCAAGATCGAGCGGCCGGAGGGTGATTTCGCCCGCGGCTACGACTCGGCGGTCAACGGGCTGGCGAGCTACTTCGTCTGGCTCAACCGCGGCAAGGAGAGCCTCGTCGCCGACATCAAGGATCCGGCCGATGCCCGCCTGCTGCACGCGATCCTCGCGCAGGCCGACGTGTTCGTGCAGAATCTCGCCCCCGGCGCGGCCGCCCGGGCGGGCTTCGGCACGGCGGAGCTGCGGGCGCGCTATCCGCGGCTGATCACCGTCGACATCTCCGGTTACGGCACCGGCAACGCCTACAGCGACATGAAGGCCTACGACCTGCTGGTCCAGGCCGAGAGCGGGCTCGCCGGGATCACCGGACATCCGGCCGGACCCGGGCGCGTCGGCGTCTCCGTCTGCGACGTCGCCTGCGGGATGGACGCCCACGCCGCCGTTCTCGAGGCGCTGATCGCCCGCGGGATCACCGGACAGGGCTGCGCCCTGGAGGTCAGCCTGTTCAGCGGCGCCGCCGACTGGATGAACGTGCCGCTGCTCTACTTCGAGGGGACGGGGCAGGCCCCGCGGCGGGTCGGCCTCGCGCATCCCTCGATCTGCCCCTACGGCGCCTTCCCCACGGCCGACGGCAGCCTGGTGCTGATCTCGATCCAGAACGAGCGCGAGTGGGCGAGTTTCTGCGCCGGCGTCCTCGGGGAGCCCGACCTCGCCCGGGCCGAGGGCTTCGCGTCCAACAATGCCCGGGTGGCCAACCGCGCCGCGGTCGACCTGCGCGTCGGCGCCGAGCTGGTGCGGCTCAGCCGCGACGCGGCCGCCGCCCGGCTGAAGGCGGCGGGCACCGCCTACGGCTTCGTCAACACGCTGGCGGATCTCGCCGCGCACCCGGCGCTGATCCGCGCGGAGGTCCGGACGCCTTCGGGGCCGGCCCGGATCGTGGCGCCGCCGGTGCTGATCGACGGCGAGGTCCGCGCCCTCGGCCCGGTTCCGGCGATCGACGAGCACGGGGCGCGGATCCGGGAGGAATTCGGTCGCCGCGACTGA